The sequence below is a genomic window from Brevibacillus laterosporus.
GCTTTTCAAATAATCGCTGTACCTCACTAATCAATGCAAAAAAGAAGCTAGGAATAATTCCTGGCTTCTTTTCAATATAATCCCTCAATCATTAAAACGAAGGCCTAACATTACCCGAGGGCTTGATCATCGCTACATTTTTATTTCTGTACTCCCCACCCATTTTTAAAAATTAATTCTTGCAAATTACGACGTTTCTCCCACTGAAGAATTTCCAACAATGGGCGATCTGGATACTCATTCGTATAACCTAGTGAGAGTAAGGCCACTGGTTCAATATGTGGTGGAATTCCTAAAATTTCGCGGACATCGGCTTTTTTATAAAAACTAACCCACCCAAGAGCAATTCCTTCTGCACAGCTAGCTAGCCACATATTTTGAATCGCGCATGCTACCGATAAGACATCAGTCTCAGGAATTGAATTGCGCCCAAGCACATGCGAGCCTCCCCGCGTTGGATCATTCGTAATACAGATCGTTAAGGGAGCTTCTTGTAGCCCTTGGACTTTAATTTTCATAAATCCTTCACTTCGATCTGTACCTTCATAATGAATAGCCAGTGCGCGACGCTCCTTGTCAGCAGCATAAGCTAGTTTGTCTTTTATTTCTTGATCCGTAACCATAATAAAATTCCATGGTTGCA
It includes:
- the bluB gene encoding 5,6-dimethylbenzimidazole synthase, whose amino-acid sequence is MLQFTEQEKQGVYKAIEGRRDIRSFLNTPLPEDAIQRILEAGHHAPSVGFMQPWNFIMVTDQEIKDKLAYAADKERRALAIHYEGTDRSEGFMKIKVQGLQEAPLTICITNDPTRGGSHVLGRNSIPETDVLSVACAIQNMWLASCAEGIALGWVSFYKKADVREILGIPPHIEPVALLSLGYTNEYPDRPLLEILQWEKRRNLQELIFKNGWGVQK